The sequence TGCGACCTCGCCGCGGTCCTCGACCCCGGGTGCTTCGTCCTCGGCGGCGGCGTCTCCCGCGCCGCCGACCTCTGGATCGACCAGGTCCGTGAGGCCTTCGCCCGCAACCTGACCGGCCGGGGGCACCGTCCCCTGGCCGACATCCGCCTGGCCGAGCTGGGCGCGTCGGCCGGCCTGGTCGGCGCGGCGGACCTCGCGCGCAGGCGCTGACCCGCGGCCCGCGTGGCCGGGTCGCCGGCGCGTGACCTGCCCGGCCGTCCGGGCGCGGCCCCGCGCGGGGCCGCCGGGTCCGGGGCCCGCGGCTGGGCGCCGGTCCGTGATCTGTCCGCGGGCTCTGGCACGCCGGGGCCCGCGGGGCTACCCTCACGGCACGTCTTGTCGCGTTTCATGCGGCTCCGCCGAGTGAGGTGGCTGTGGTGCTCAGGGTCGCCGGCTACAACGTGCGTTCCATGAAAGACGACGTCGCCGCGCTGGGACGGGTGATCAGCGCGGTCCGTCCCGACGTGCTCTGCGTGCAGGAGGCCCCCCGCTTTCTGTGCTGGCGCCGCAGGCGCGGGCAGCTGGCCGCCTCCGGCGGGCTGACCGTGGCGGCGGGCCGCCGGCTGGGCGGGGTGGCCGTGCTGGTCGGCCCGCGTGTGCGGCTGCTGCACGGCGAGGGGCACCTGCTCAGGTGTTTCCTCGGCCTGGAACAGCGCGCGGTCGCGATCGCGGTGGTGGAGACCGAGGGGCGGCGGGTGGCCGTCGCCTCCGTCCACCTGGACCTCGACAGGGGGGCCCGGCTGTGCCACGCGACGGAGGCACTGACCCTGCTGCGGGCCGTCGCCGACCGGTTCGGCGCACTGCCGGTGCTGGCCGGGGACATCAACGAGCAGTCCCACGAGCCGGCCTGGCGGCACCTGGCCGGACACCTGACCGACTGCTACCCGGTCTCGCCGCGCGGTGACGGCCTCACCTTCCCGGCCCGGCGGCCCGGGAAACGCATCGACGCGATCTTCGCGGCGGCGGAGCTCCCGGTCCTTTCCTGCGGCGTTGCCGAGGCCGATCCCGCCGATCTGGTGGCCGCCACCGACCATCTGCCGGTGGTGGCCGAGCTGGGCCGCCCGCGCCCGTAGGAGGGCAACCGGGGGGAGCGGGCACACGGGCCGGGCGCGGCCCTTACCATTTGAACATGACCCGTCGCCTTCCGCGGCGTGCGCTGGCGCTCTGCGCGGGAGGCCTGCTCCTGCTGTCTCCGCGTCTGCCCGCCGCCCACGCCGAGCCCGCCAGCCCGCCCGCGGCGGAGGCCTGGCAGGCGCCGACGAGCGCGCGGTTGAGCAGTGACGGGTCGCTGTCCGACGTGGCCGGGGCCTCGGCCACCAGCGTCTGGGCGGTGGGCCAGCAGAGCGTCTGGGACATCTGGCAGAGCCGGGGCGCGATCACCCACTGGGACGGCGTGACCTGGACCGAGGTCGGCATCCGCAACGATCCCACCGGCGCGGGGCTCCTGCGCTCGGTCGCGGCCGCCTCCACGACCGAGCTGTGGGCCGTCGGCGAGGGCCATGACGGCCTGCCGTACCTGGCGAGGGGGGACGGGGCTGCCTTCGACCGGGTCACCGTCGACAGCCTGCGCGTGGGCGACTGGCTGGGCGGGGTGGCGGCCGCCCCGAACCGGATGGTCGCGGTCGGCCGCCGCGACAAGCACCCGCTCGTCGTCACCGGGACCGGGAGCGGCAAGTGGAAGCTCACGCAGCTCGACGGGAAGGGCACGCTGTACGGCGTTGCCCTGGCCGGCAAGAGCGACGGGTGGGCGGTGGGCGACACCGGCGGCAGGCCGCTGATCACGAGGCTGTCCGGCGGGCGCTGGAAGACC comes from Streptosporangium roseum DSM 43021 and encodes:
- a CDS encoding endonuclease/exonuclease/phosphatase family protein: MLRVAGYNVRSMKDDVAALGRVISAVRPDVLCVQEAPRFLCWRRRRGQLAASGGLTVAAGRRLGGVAVLVGPRVRLLHGEGHLLRCFLGLEQRAVAIAVVETEGRRVAVASVHLDLDRGARLCHATEALTLLRAVADRFGALPVLAGDINEQSHEPAWRHLAGHLTDCYPVSPRGDGLTFPARRPGKRIDAIFAAAELPVLSCGVAEADPADLVAATDHLPVVAELGRPRP